caaactcccgcaaccgcaaccgctgcggttacaccagtcagaccCTTAGTATActgtataattatatattatctaagaAAATATCTAACTAAACTAAATAgtttctttttgtaaatttgaCATCTAAAACGGATAATGTATGTAAACCGCAATttgaaatttgataaaatttaatgattttctcTGCATATACATATCAACCATACGAATCAAAGAATTTGTTATAGACTGGTCCTCTTGTTCGGGGCAACAACATTGGTCGACCATTTCCGAGAGATTACTCGTTCCATCTTctatactattaatattttccTCCATTTGCATTAGAAATATTATGTATAGTTCTTTGGCCGGTGACATTTTCAAAAGTTGACATTCCCAGCTTTCGCTTTCGGTATTCATAAGAGGTTTTTTTTAACTTgcaagtatatatattttggttcgAGGtataatgtttcaaaataattgtAGTTGCTAAGTTTGTTGTTTTGAAAACTGAGAGGCAGTCGAGAATGGGGGCAACTCTAAACAGGCTTCTGTTTTATGTGTGTGCGACTTTCTCCATAATTCATCTTGCTCACTCTCAGAATCAACAAGGTATTGATTCGTACCATATTTTATCTCTTctgtattattttttgttcttataaatatgttattggACAGTAACAAAGCCTTTAATAATTGTGAGATTTTTagataaaacttataaaaagaACACTATACAGTATATCTCTTCCCGTTCTTACCAGGATTCATCAGCTTAGACTGTGGATTACCTTCTAATGAGTCTCCTTACAACGAACCCTTTACCAATCTGACATACATATCTGATGCCGGTTTCGTCCACAGCGGAAAAACTGGTACCATCCACAAAGACTTGAAGACACACTTTATGAAGCCATATACTGGTTTGAGATACTTTCCAGATGGAATACGAAACTGTTATAATCTTAGCGTGAT
This genomic window from Raphanus sativus cultivar WK10039 unplaced genomic scaffold, ASM80110v3 Scaffold2278, whole genome shotgun sequence contains:
- the LOC130505441 gene encoding probable LRR receptor-like serine/threonine-protein kinase At1g07550, whose protein sequence is MGATLNRLLFYVCATFSIIHLAHSQNQQGFISLDCGLPSNESPYNEPFTNLTYISDAGFVHSGKTGTIHKDLKTHFMKPYTGLRYFPDGIRNCYNLSVMQDTKYLIRTVFVYGNYDGLNASPRFDLYLGPNIWTTVDAKLSGPGTAQEIIHITRSNILEISILLK